The Denticeps clupeoides chromosome 4, fDenClu1.1, whole genome shotgun sequence genome segment ATGCATTATCCCCCAAATAAGATTTCTGAAAATTCATTCTATTAAAGTGATCTGTTAAACTGACGACGTAAAACCGACGGCGTATTCGGTCTGGAAAAAGGAATCCTTTCATCATCCCGAAAGTGATCATGGCTTTACTCAATCTGGATAAGATTTAGTAAATTAGGCATTACCTaaattgtcactttttttaGCCAAGCAGGAAGTAAAGAGCTCAGAAGGACTCAGGCTGGAGTTGCTTTTAATCTGCCTGATACTGGGCAGCATTTTTATAATCTTCCTGGTGATAACAGTATGAATGCAGCCTGCCTTCATACAGACACACCTTTGTGGTTGGaatgaccacacacacatgcacgcacacatgTTTGGCTGTGTGAATTACCAGGGGAATAGAGGGCGGCAGGATGCATCATGGGATGCATCAAGGGCAATGTTCTCCTGGGAATGCTTGCATCCCGTGATTTCTGAGGATGCTACTTTGACACGTATACTGTTTCCATTCGGAGAACCTACAGCTCCTATTGGAAACACTATTCCCTTGAATGGCTGCAGCCTCTTTTAGCAGCGTAATATACCCAgacttgcatttaaaaaaaaaaaaaagatttgaggaACATGACAAAGAGTTCAAGGTGTTGACCTGGGCCCCAACTTCCCCAGATCCAAATCTGATCAAgctggtggaaaaaaacataCCTTACAGTTGTACAGGACACAAGATCTGCTGCTACATAAACTCATTTGGAGTGTTTGACGCTGAGTTCCAGAAGCCACGCTCATTACATTTAAAGATGAAAAAGCTgtgaaatgctgtttttttgtacagatgGGGAAATGAACGCAGTGTTTAGTTTCACAACTAGGGGGCGCATAATGCAAAGCCATCAACACGTCAAGACTTGTTCTCATTATTGTGGCAAACGGATCCAGATggaaattgctgcatgttcacCTTTTGAATCCTTGCGGAACACCGCCCCCTGGTGGCCGGCCGTGAATATGACATGTGGTAAAAATAATGCTTAAAATgctgagttaaaaaaataaaaaataaaatagaggaATGAGAGGTTTCGTGTTCACGGTTGACTGTAAATCATTTTATCCACACCGTTCACATGCAGTCATGTCTGAGCAcatggctttttttatttgtttgaacaCACTACTCAAATATGGTTTCCAGGAAAAGCCAAATTCGCACTAAACCGGACTTGTTTTGAAACAGTGTTGAATATTAATTCCTCTCtttcatcagaaaaaaatgtctcttcTTATAAAGGATGTGCATTCTAGTCATCATTTAAAAAGTAGCACCTTACTGTACTGTAGCTCTGTTTCGGTGGTTTATATTCAGCCTAGTTTAAGGACACATGGTCGTTTCATGCAGCTAACTCGGCTGAAAATAACCTTTCACATTGCACCAAACTCTCATAAAAATTACCTCATGGTTCTCCTTATTTGTGAAGAGGAGATAACATCAATAATGAAAGCATTTCTGCTCAAAGTCCACGTGCAGTCTTTTCTCTTTAACCTTTAAGCCTGTCTCAGTGTCATGTGCATTCCTACATCGACAAATCTGCACTTAGCGCAAGGCGAGATGCCGCTAGAATCTAAAAACTTGCTTGCATTTGAGATACGTTTTATGACGAGTGACCAATAGTTACACCAAGAGCAGCGTAATGAACCGGGACAGCGGGGATCGCTTGAACTACAGTGACCCATCCTGCTTGATGGGCATCACAAACAGCTCCAACTTTGTTTAAAGATAAGACTATGTCAGCTGGCACTGGCACAAGCAAGCAATTCAACAGCAATATTTACTGAGGCAAACAGGGGCCTAATAACGAATGTCATGTCTCGGCAGGGTCCCGGTTACTGTAGGTCTGGCCAGGAGACAGAGGAGGTAGAGCGAGTACATAAGTCAGTAGCATGCACGACGTCGATGTCCGTGAAGCCTGAGACTCGCCACCTGCTACCGAATCCGATCCAAGGCTCCCTCATCGCCGGTGCCCTTCGCTCCAGAGTGTTGGCAGTTCAAACAAGTACCGACTTCCACATCATCGTTTTCTGCCAGCTGCTGTGACATCAAGCAGGGCTTGTGGAACAGCTCGTGGGAGGATACATGAGAAACCAGCTCCCTTACAAGCGCGCCGTACAGCATCGATAGAGCGGAGCCCTCACTCGCATAATCAGGCTGATTGTGAGCCGGATGAGTTTCTCTACTGTTAACAAATAAGCGAAGGACATCAATCAATCAGCAGATGGTTCTCAGTCAGCAGTAATATTCTTCCTTGTCTGTGAGTGGAATCTAGGTATATAGTGTAATGCTGACAGAATGCCTTCTGAAATGTAAAGCATAAATTACTGTAGTTATGTAAGACATTCCTGACTTCAACCCCTGGATAATTCATAGAAATCATAGAAATGCCTCTGGCAGCGGATGAGTTTATTTAAGCCTTTAAACAGAACctttgtgaaatgtgtgaaCAATAAAGTGATGAaaacaacatgttttcttttccaaactATTTTATTAGGCAATAATACAGAAAGTATAACCTTCCAAAGTGTGCAGTTTGCACAAACATGCAGTATAATTTTTCATGCATATTCATTTTAGTATGAAGGGGCCGtatcaaggggcagtggtggcctagcggttaaggaagtggcccccgtaatcagaaagttgccggtttgaatcccgatccgccaaggtgccactgagcaaagcaccgtccccatacactgctccccgggtgcctgtcatggctgctcactgctcaccaagggtgatgggttaaaagcagaggacaaatttcactgtgtgcaccatgtgctgtgctgctgtgtatcacaagtgacaatcacttcagatGAACAAAGATGGATATgtagttttttaaaaacagtgacAAACCAAGCAAAGACTCTTTGTAAAGGTTCTCAGGAAGTTTGCTGAACAGTTTTTCGTTACATTAACTGacataaaggcaaaaaaaattgacatgTGGATTCTCCAATGCTAGTATAAATATTACTGATGAAGTTAGTATAGTGAGTACATTATATGAACTCAAAAATATCTATTCGTTCAGCAcaacacatttgaattatttggAAAGGgatcataaaaaatacaaaactaaGTTTGTTTCCAAGTAAATACAAATTATGTACAAGCAACGATAGAGCGGAGCCCTCGGTCACATAATCAGCAGATGGTTCTCAGTCAGCAGTAATATTCTTCCTTGTCTGGGAGTGGAATCTAGGTATATAGAGTAATGCTGACAGAATGCATTCTGAAATGTAAAGCATAATTTACTGTAGTTATGTAAGACATTCCTGACTTCAACCCCTGGATAATTCATAGAAATCATAGAAATGCCTCTGGCAGCAGATGAGTTTATTTAAGCCTTTAAACAGAACctttgtgaaatgtgtgaaCAATAAAGGGATGAaaacaacatgttttcttttccaaactATTTTATTAGGCAATAATACAGAAAGTATAACCTTCCAAAGTGTGCAGTTTGCACAAACATGCAGTATAATTTTTCATGCATATTCATTTTAGTATGAACAAAGATGgatattttaaaaacagtgaCAAACCAAGCAAAGACTCTTTGTAAAGGTTCTCAGGAAGTTTGCTGAACAGTTTTTCGTTACATTAACTGacataaaggcaaaaaaaattgacatgTGGATTCTCCAATGCTAGTATAAATATTACTGATGAAGTTAGTATAGTGAGTACATTATATGAACTCAAAAACATCTATTCGTTCAGCaccacacatttgaataatttcaAAAGTGatccaaaaaaatacaaaactaaGTTTGTTTACAAGTATATACAAATTATGTAcaattcagataattttttctatGCCCTTTTTCCCTTACTGAGCCTTGAGCTTGTATTTAAAGTCAACGTCATATGTAGGCTGCAGGATGCCCAAGCCGGCTCGGGACTGGTCCAGTGGAGGTGCTTTCAGGTCAGACTCTACCAGCTCCATGTCAAAGTAGCACAGCAGCAGGGTGAGGAACTGCTTGATCTCGTGCACAGCAAAGAAACGTCCAGGACACTTTGTCACGCCGGAGCCAAAAGGCATGTAGTAGTAGCGCAGCTTGCGGCCTTCTCTGTAGAACACGTTCTTTTCCTGTCCGTTTTCGTCAAGGTATCTGTCATATTTGAATGTCTGTGAAGATGGCAAAACCAGTTAAGATGAAAACCCCTGACGCCaacgttcaatgctacaaatcgTCACTTACCAGAGGGTCCTCGTAGATTTCAGGGTCAAAATGAAGCAGCTGTGGGTACAGGGCAATGACATCATCCTTTCGGATGACGTAAGACTCTTTGTTGTCCAGGTGGAGCAGAAAGTCCTCTTTGGCCACCCTCACATTGAGGGATGCACTGGACAGACGCATGGCCTCCTTGATGATGCTGTCTGCAAGGCATCAACACAGAGCTGAGACTCGCATTGCTTTGAACCTTGCGATCATTGTAATGTGGCGAACTCAGAGCACCTCTTACCCAACACGGTCATGTTGTCCAGCTGCTCCCTTGTCAGTATCAGGCAGGGTTTTTTGGGATCTGCTTTCTGGTTGGAACTTTCCAGGATTGCTTGCACCTCCTCACGTGCTGCTCTGATAGCGTCTGGGCTCCTGCGGAGAAGTAGAAACAAGGCACGTTGCCATGTTAAACGGGTTTATTTCTGACTCCAACAAGTAGTGCATGATGTAGGCTACTGCCTAGCAACCAAATACTGTCAGGTTATGTCATTCCGGGTGTGTAGTGACATACTGTTGGTCCTTATCATCGTTGCGATAAAGCCGGGCCATTATCAGCAGTTCCCAATGAACGTTCTGATAGCAATGTCAATTTAACTACTGTGCGCTGAGGTAAGACCATACCTGATCATGTAGAATAGGGTCCAAAAGGTGGCAGGTAGGGTGTTGGCTTGAGAGGCCCAGAGAAGAGCTACATGAGTACGAGCCTTGCTGGTGTCGTTGAAGGTGGACAGCGTGTCGTTGAGCAGCATTCGCAGAGAGATCAGGTCAGACATGTTCTCGCGCTTGCTGAGGTTCTCGTGCAGCATTGACTTGGTGAGGTTCTCGCGAGCGCTGTGGCCACTCTTGAACACGTGGATGGGGAGTCCGGCCACCAGAGCCGGGAAGATCTTGTCAAACTCTTTGAAGTTCTCCAAGGCGCTCAGCACCAGGGCTTTCTGGGCCTCCTGGCGGGCCTGCATCTTGTCACCTTTCCCCAGCTCCTTGCCAAAAAGGGTCAGGTAACCAGACTGAAACATGACCTTGTAGCAGAAGGCGAAGATGCCGTCGACCTCCCAGTCAGAAGAGACCTTGAGTGTGTCGGACTGCAGCATGACACCCTGCAGGTTCTCCATCATGTTATCGATGAGTGAAGTGAGCGCCTCCCCCTGAAGGGTCTTTAGGAAGGTCTGGTGGAGATTTTCTGTTGTGTATCCATGGCTGGGGTCCATGCTCTGGTGACCAAAAGCCTTTTGGGAAacaaaaattaagtaaaaagtTCTCTGATATGCTGAAGATGCTCGTCCACCACAGTTATCCCATCTGTCAACAGGTTTTATTACATGGTTTTCAAGCAAGAAACATGCATGTGCTTCATGTTGAGGCCCTCGACATTAATAACATACCTTGACAGAGGTAGCAAAATGGAATTTTTTCCAGTCCAAATGCCTCCCCTGTCTTATGACTGAGTGGTAGGAAAAGGGGTCACAGAGGAAGTGCACGTAGTCCCCGGCGATCTTACAGGTAAAGATGTGGCCGTACTTCCTCTGCCGGCTGCGCAGGAACTCCAGGGGGTTGGAGCCAAACTGCAGGGCACAGCCGAGGTACGGGATCCAACCATTCTCCACCGGGGGCTCCCCGGGCTGTCTGCAATTCACAACAGTGACCGATCAAGTCCAGACTGGCTAATATGTCACGCAGGGTTTGCATTGTGTGGAATTTgacagacagatttttttttttcaaatttcaaagtcaaagtgatgTTATTGT includes the following:
- the LOC114788849 gene encoding cholesterol 7-alpha-monooxygenase-like → MMSIAFIWAVVVGFCCCLWLVLGIRRRQPGEPPVENGWIPYLGCALQFGSNPLEFLRSRQRKYGHIFTCKIAGDYVHFLCDPFSYHSVIRQGRHLDWKKFHFATSVKAFGHQSMDPSHGYTTENLHQTFLKTLQGEALTSLIDNMMENLQGVMLQSDTLKVSSDWEVDGIFAFCYKVMFQSGYLTLFGKELGKGDKMQARQEAQKALVLSALENFKEFDKIFPALVAGLPIHVFKSGHSARENLTKSMLHENLSKRENMSDLISLRMLLNDTLSTFNDTSKARTHVALLWASQANTLPATFWTLFYMIRSPDAIRAAREEVQAILESSNQKADPKKPCLILTREQLDNMTVLDSIIKEAMRLSSASLNVRVAKEDFLLHLDNKESYVIRKDDVIALYPQLLHFDPEIYEDPLTFKYDRYLDENGQEKNVFYREGRKLRYYYMPFGSGVTKCPGRFFAVHEIKQFLTLLLCYFDMELVESDLKAPPLDQSRAGLGILQPTYDVDFKYKLKAQ